A region from the Lolium perenne isolate Kyuss_39 chromosome 4, Kyuss_2.0, whole genome shotgun sequence genome encodes:
- the LOC127348162 gene encoding F-box/FBD/LRR-repeat protein At5g22700-like, producing MADVQVPGHVRKADLISALPDDLLLQVLGRLPLTAAAARTSLLSRRWRGLWTRLPNITFRDVALDRLGWALASLRDAALGPGVPFLDIAFDSLQAAAGVSLLDDGLQKRVLAGLPSLLHAAAGLSPVEFHLALPRRLDGADVELPRFHRATSIHLHALNLRLTLPPSTGGFPKLETLSLSGYCVDLAALVRHCPCLRVLRVTKASLGADINIRSESLQELFLRTNETRRWIDSINVEAPKLKRLTLLFGTDTGARLSVSIMTPLLEKASWWCLYATKSTGLAPWGLSMVRLYPAESLGAGEDTWSSQLSNVNVLSLEMKARGPFHAQLNFQQQIEKHLVADFSILELTMVYDDYWGSQSHGFGP from the exons ATGGCCGACGTACAGGTCCCAGGGCACGTCAGAAAAGCCGACCTCATCAGCGCCCTCCCAGATGATCTGCTTCTCCAGGTCCTTGGCCGCCTCCccctcaccgccgccgccgcacgtACCAGCCTGCTCTCCCGCCGGTGGCGCGGCCTCTGGACCCGCCTCCCTAACATTACCTTCCGCGACGTCGCGCTCGATCGGCTCGGATGGGCGCTCGCGTCCCTCAGAGACGCAGCGCTTGGCCCTGGGGTGCCCTTCCTCGACATCGCGTTCGACTCGCTCCAAGCTGCGGCCGGGGTGTCCCTCCTCGACGACGGCCTTCAGAAGAGGGTGCTTGCCGGCCTCCCTTCGTTGCTCCATGCCGCCGCAGGGCTCTCGCCGGTGGAGTTCCACTTGGCCCTCCCGCGCCGCCTGGATGGCGCAGACGTCGAGCTGCCTCGTTTCCACCGTGCCACCTCCATCCACCTGCACGCGCTGAACCTCCGCCTCACGCTGCCACCGTCCACCGGCGGCTTCCCCAAGCTCGAGACATTATCCCTCTCGGGATACTGCGTCGACCTCGCCGCATTGGTCCGCCACTGCCCGTGCCTGCGCGTGCTCAGGGTGACCAAAGCTTCCCTCGGCGCCGACATCAACATCCGTTCGGAGTCGTTGCAGGAGCTGTTTCTGCGGACCAATGAAACTCGCAGATGGATAGACTCGATCAACGTCGAGGCCCCCAAGCTCAAGCGATTGACGCTCTTATTCGGCACCGACACAGGTGCCAGGCTCAGCGTGTCCATAATGACACCACTCCTGGAGAAGGCATCATGGTGGTGCTTGTATGCCACCAAGAGTACTGGCCTTGCTCCTTGGGGCCTCTCAATGGTGCGCTTATATCCTGCAGAGAGCCTCGGTGCGGGGGAAGACACATGGTCGTCGCAGCTCTCCAACGTTAACGTCCTATCCCTGGAAATGAAAGCTCGT GGCCCGTTCCATGCACAGCTCAACTTTCAGCAGCAGATAGAGAAACATCTCGTTGCCGACTTCTCTATTTTGGAACTCACAATGGTGTATGATGATTATTGGGGATCGCAGAGCCACGGTTTCGGACC GTGA